Proteins from one Homalodisca vitripennis isolate AUS2020 chromosome 3, UT_GWSS_2.1, whole genome shotgun sequence genomic window:
- the LOC124357043 gene encoding pancreatic triacylglycerol lipase-like isoform X1, whose translation MNALFLLCTLAYCQGSSLWSILQPEVNERDLDFSISRQNDGRGVFVKAFLKDSAVITKNKKVKFFMFSGLNLQGAQLQCRNRKNLVLSGFDLNKETKLIIHGFANSASSQFTENLKNAYLKTYDYNIVVVDWSALCRPPFYSSAVENTRYVGAATARMVECLVSQGFRLSRLHMVGHSIGAHIAGIAAYLLRHVGQVARITGLDPAKPMFEMEPDEYRLSSKDAEFVDCIHTCGGFLGQSEPHCSIDFYPNDGTNPQPGCVFDIFGICSHQRAYKYFTESVTETEAFRAVRCSAVDDYSPVNCSSSAEVKMGEHTDTRMRGIFYLATTPEPPYSLKVSSVPGNLLTKFSWYFYSR comes from the exons gaTCTTCTCTTTGGTCAATACTGCAACCAGAAGTAAACGAAAgagatttagatttttcaatttctCGGCAGAATGATGGTAGAGGTGTATTTGTCAAGGCATTTTTAAAAGACTCTGCAGTGATTACCAAGAATAAAAAAGTCAAGTTTTTTATGTTCTCTGG gcTCAACCTACAAGGCGCTCAGTTACAATGCAGGAACAGAAAAAATCTTGTGCTTTCAGGATTtgatttaaacaaagaaacaaaactaattatCCATGGCTTTGCTAACTCTGCATCTTCTCAATTTACtgagaatttaaaaaatg CTTATTTGAAGACATATGATTACAATATTGTGGTTGTCGACTGGAGTGCTCTATGTAGGCCACCGTTCTACTCATCAGCAGTCGAGAATACACGATACGTGGGTGCTGCCACCGCTCGGATGGTGGAGTGTCTTGTCTCACAAGGATTCAGGCTGTCTCGTCTACATATGGTAGGACACAGCATCGGAGCTCACATCGCAGGCATCGCTGCCTATCTCTTGAGGCATGTCGGTCAGGTTGCTAGAATCACAG GTCTGGACCCAGCCAAACCTATGTTCGAGATGGAACCAGACGAGTACCGACTGAGCTCCAAGGATGCAGAGTTTGTTGACTGTATCCACACCTGTGGTGGCTTTCTTGGCCAGTCAGAACCTCACTGTTCCATTGATTTCTATCCTAATGATGGAACTAATCCTCAACCTGGCTGCGTATTTGATATCTTTG GAATATGCAGTCATCAAAGAGCTTACAAGTACTTCACAGAGTCGGTGACAGAAACAGAGGCTTTCAGAGCAGTTAGATGTTCTGCCGTTGATGACTACAGTCCTGTCAACTGTTCCTCGTCTGCAGAGGTCAAGATGGGGGAGCACACTGACACcag AATGAGAGGAATTTTCTACCTTGCAACTACACCAGAGCCTCCATATTCTCTGAAAGTTTCCTCCGTTCCAGGAAACCTACTTACTAAGTTTTCATGGTACTTTTACTCTAGGTAA
- the LOC124357043 gene encoding pancreatic triacylglycerol lipase-like isoform X2: MFSGLNLQGAQLQCRNRKNLVLSGFDLNKETKLIIHGFANSASSQFTENLKNAYLKTYDYNIVVVDWSALCRPPFYSSAVENTRYVGAATARMVECLVSQGFRLSRLHMVGHSIGAHIAGIAAYLLRHVGQVARITGLDPAKPMFEMEPDEYRLSSKDAEFVDCIHTCGGFLGQSEPHCSIDFYPNDGTNPQPGCVFDIFGICSHQRAYKYFTESVTETEAFRAVRCSAVDDYSPVNCSSSAEVKMGEHTDTRMRGIFYLATTPEPPYSLKVSSVPGNLLTKFSWYFYSR; the protein is encoded by the exons ATGTTCTCTGG gcTCAACCTACAAGGCGCTCAGTTACAATGCAGGAACAGAAAAAATCTTGTGCTTTCAGGATTtgatttaaacaaagaaacaaaactaattatCCATGGCTTTGCTAACTCTGCATCTTCTCAATTTACtgagaatttaaaaaatg CTTATTTGAAGACATATGATTACAATATTGTGGTTGTCGACTGGAGTGCTCTATGTAGGCCACCGTTCTACTCATCAGCAGTCGAGAATACACGATACGTGGGTGCTGCCACCGCTCGGATGGTGGAGTGTCTTGTCTCACAAGGATTCAGGCTGTCTCGTCTACATATGGTAGGACACAGCATCGGAGCTCACATCGCAGGCATCGCTGCCTATCTCTTGAGGCATGTCGGTCAGGTTGCTAGAATCACAG GTCTGGACCCAGCCAAACCTATGTTCGAGATGGAACCAGACGAGTACCGACTGAGCTCCAAGGATGCAGAGTTTGTTGACTGTATCCACACCTGTGGTGGCTTTCTTGGCCAGTCAGAACCTCACTGTTCCATTGATTTCTATCCTAATGATGGAACTAATCCTCAACCTGGCTGCGTATTTGATATCTTTG GAATATGCAGTCATCAAAGAGCTTACAAGTACTTCACAGAGTCGGTGACAGAAACAGAGGCTTTCAGAGCAGTTAGATGTTCTGCCGTTGATGACTACAGTCCTGTCAACTGTTCCTCGTCTGCAGAGGTCAAGATGGGGGAGCACACTGACACcag AATGAGAGGAATTTTCTACCTTGCAACTACACCAGAGCCTCCATATTCTCTGAAAGTTTCCTCCGTTCCAGGAAACCTACTTACTAAGTTTTCATGGTACTTTTACTCTAGGTAA